A window from Penicillium oxalicum strain HP7-1 chromosome VIII, whole genome shotgun sequence encodes these proteins:
- a CDS encoding ABC multidrug transporter A-2, with the protein MASVQTPISLGGAAGCEPAARQVSERLGEFVQEEIFRKDPGVDEEERAGPAGASQKTSTSVEDSVTPVMGDEAEEKRLQELSSLARSFSQLSNHARSFPQTLDHSHIVRDESMMAQSAPDESNKAKDGRAFSQISNIARSELAKTGPMSDGVNTFLDTEQDPELNPHDPDHFDARKWAKNFLRMTTRDPDRYPRRTAGVSFRNLNVFGYGTAADYQTNFGNAWLKMFAWVKGQLGMRERKRIDILRDFEGIVHEGEMLVVLGRPGSGCSTFLRTIAGETHGLFLAEGSDIEYEGISWENMHGRFRGEVIYQAETEIHFPMLTAGETLLFAAQARAPSNRLPGVTRAQYAEHMRDVVMAMLGLTHTMNTKVGNDFIRGVSGGERKRVSIAETTLCGSPLQCWDNSTRGLDSSTALEFVKNLRLSTEYSGSTAVVAIYQASQSIYDIFDKAIVLYEGRQIYFGRADDAKRFFIEMGFYCPDRQTTADFLTSLTSPSERRVRDGFEHLVPRTPDEFASRWKNSAERKLLLQEIQESRDRNPVDQQRLDTFNISRAAEKAKGTRAQSPYTLSYPMQIKLCLWRGFLRLKGDMSMTLASVIGNSIMGIIISTVFLDLSPTTGSFFQRGSLLFFAVLMNAFASSLEILTLWQQRPIVEKHFKYAFYHPSAEAISSYIVELPAKVLVAIAFNIIIYFIPHLRRTAGHFFIFFLFSFTTTLVMSNLFRTIGASSRSMAQAMVPSSIFMMILIIYTGFTIPVRDMHPWFRWLNYLNPIAYAFESLMINEFSNRRFPCSDYIPGGPLYANAPLSAKVCSQKGAVPGQDYIDGDAYINTTFRYFRSHLWRNFGILCGFFIAFLISYIVSSEYIRAQPSKGEILVFPRGKIPAFVKKAHHEEDPEDASQGEKQEVAGKPQDLAVKSAALAKQTAIFHWENVGYDIKIKGGERRILDGVDGWVKPGTLTALMGVTGAGKTTLLDVLADRVTMGVITGDMLVDGHSRDGSFQRKTGYVQQQDLHLETSTVREALVFSALLRQPHSTPYEEKIAYVEEVIRMLEMEAYAEAVVGVLGTGLNVEQRKRLTIGVELAAKPDLLLFFDEPTSGLDSQTAWSICSLMRKLADHGQAVLCTIHQPSAMLMQQFDRLLFLARGGRTVYFGELGTNMSTLIQYFENKGSIKCPENANPAEWMLEVIGAAPGSHADRDWADVWKESPERAQVRQDLADMRTELSKKPVPEATAGYGEFATPLWYQFLICIRRMFQQYYRSPGYLYSKTAMCVIPPLFIGFTFWRMPNTLQGLQNQMFAIFMLLVIFPNLVQQMMPSFVTQRSLYEVRERPSKAYSWKAFMLASIFVELPWNVIMSVPVYFSWYYPIGLYRNAPPGKVTARGGTMFLLILVFLMFTSTFSSMMIAGIEHPDTGSNVAQMMFSLCLVFNGVLASPNVLPRFWIFMYRVSPFTYLVSAVLSTGLSGGNAKCSSIELLRVDPPQGQSCSDYLDQYVRLYQADLRNPNATSSCEICPIQSNDTFLAQLSINFSDHWRNIGLLFVYVGFNIVMAPVLYWLMRVPKKWSRRHRSG; encoded by the exons ATGGCCTCCGTTCAGACTCCGATTTCCTTGGGTGGTGCTGCAGGCTGTGAGCCAGCAGCACGCCAGGTCAGTGAACGGCTGGGAGAATTCGTCCAGGAGGAGATCTTCCGGAAAGATCCTGGtgtcgacgaggaagaacGCGCCGGACCAGCAGGCGCATCCCAGAAGACCAGTACCAGTGTCGAGGACTCTGTTACTCCTGTGATGGGTGATGAGGCAGAGGAGAAACGGCTGCAAGAGCTGTCCTCACTAGCCCGCTCATTCTCACAGCTGTCGAACCATGCTCGGTCGTTTCCACAGACTTTAGACCATTCACATATTGTTCGAGACGAGTCGATGATGGCTCAGTCAGCCCCCGACGAGTCGAACAAGGCAAAGGATGGACGAGCCTTTTCACAAATCTCGAACATCGCCCGCTCCGAGCTTGCAAAGACTGGCCCTATGTCAGATGGAGTCAACACGTTCCTGGACACAGAGCAGGACCCGGAACTGAACCCTCATGACCCAGACCATTTCGATGCACGCAAATGGGCCAAGAACTTCTTACGGATGACCACTCGTGATCCAGACCGCTACCCGCGTCGCACTGCAGGTGTTTCTTTCCGCAACCTGAATGTCTTTGGTTACGGTACCGCCGCTGATTACCAGACCAACTTTGGAAATGCCTGGTTAAAGATGTTCGCCTGGGTCAAAGGCCAGCTGGGCATGCGTGAACGGAAGCGCATCGACATTCTTCGGGACTTTGAAGGTATTGTCCATGAGGGTGAGATGCTTGTTGTGCTAGGACGTCCTGGCAG TGGATGCTCTACCTTCTTGCGCACCATCGCGGGTGAAACCCACGGCCTCTTCCTTGCAGAGGGTTCGGATATCGAGTATGAGGGGATCTCGTGGGAGAACATGCACGGTCGTTTCCGTGGGGAAGTGATTTACCAAGCAGAAACAGAAATTCACTTCCCTATGCTCACCGCAGGAGAAACACTTTTGTTTGCCGCCCAGGCCCGCGCGCCGAGCAATCGACTGCCAGGTGTGACCCGCGCTCAGTACGCCGAGCATATGCGGGATGTGGTCATGGCCATGCTCGGATTGACCCACACTATGAACACCAAGGTGGGCAACGACTTTATCCGTGGAGTCTCCGGTGGTGAGCGGAAGCGCGTCAGTATCGCGGAAACCACGCTTTGTGGAAGCCCCCTGCAGTGCTGGGACAACAGCACCCGCGGTCTGGATAGTTCAACTGCATTGGAGTTTGTGAAGAATCTCCGGCTGTCCACAGAATACAGTGGATCCACCGCGGTGGTGGCCATCTATCAAGCCAGCCAGTCAATCTACGACATCTTTGACAAAGCCATCGTTCTCTACGAGGGGCGCCAGATTTACTTTGGTCGAGCAGATGATGCCAAACGTTTTTTCATCGAGATGGGATTTTATTGCCCAGATCGACAGACGACGGCTGACTTTCTCACCTCATTGACAAGCCCTTCGGAACGTCGTGTGCGAGACGGCTTCGAGCATCTGGTGCCTCGCACCCCCGATGAATTTGCGTCCCGTTGGAAGAACAGTGCTGAGCGGAAGCTGCTCCTCCAGGAGATTCAAGAGAGCCGGGATCGCAACCCCGTCGATCAACAACGACTAGACACTTTCAACATTTCACGAGCCGCAGAAAAGGCCAAAGGTACTCGGGCTCAGTCACCATACACCTTGTCGTATCCGATGCAGATCAAACTCTGCCTCTGGCGTGGATTTCTCCGCCTGAAGGGCGATATGAGTATGACTTTGGCTTCGGTGATTGGCAACTCGATCATgggcatcatcatctccaccgtcTTTCTCGACCTGTCCCCGACGACCGGAAGCTTCTTCCAGCGCGGTTCcctgctcttctttgcaGTGCTCATGAACGCCTTTGCAAGCTCTCTGGAAATCCTCACTCTTTGGCAACAGCGACCCATTGTGGAGAAGCACTTCAAGTATGCATTCTACCATCCTTCCGCGGAGGCTATCAGCTCCTACATTGTGGAATTACCGGCAAAGGTTCTCGTCGCCATCGCgttcaacatcatcatttACTTCATACCTCATCTCCGCCGAACAGCCGGCCACTTCTTCatattcttcctcttctccttcaccaccacACTGGTCATGTCAAATCTGTTCCGCACCATCGGCGCGAGCTCCCGGTCCATGGCCCAGGCCATGGTTCCTTCATCGATCTTCATGATGATCCTGATCATTTACACCGGCTTCACAATTCCGGTCCGAGATATGCATCCTTGGTTCCGATGGCTTAACTATCTGAACCCAATTGCG TATGCCTTTGAATCTTTGATGATCAACGAATTCAGCAATCGTCGTTTCCCATGTTCTGACTACATTCCCGGGGGGCCCCTCTACGCGAATGCTCCCTTGAGCGCAAAAGTCTGCTCGCAGAAGGGTGCCGTTCCTGGACAGGACTACATCGACGGCGACGCCTACATCAACACCACCTTCCGCTACTTCCGATCCCACTTGTGGCGCAATTTTGGCATTTTATGTGgcttttttatcgctttcCTCATCTCCTACATTGTCTCTAGCGAGTACATTCGTGCCCAGCCGAGTAAGGGTGAGATTCTGGTGTTCCCTCGTGGCAAGATTCCCGCATTTGTGAAGAAGGCACACCATGAAGAAGACCCTGAAGACGCCTCGCAGGGCGAAAAGCAGGAAGTGGCAGGTAAGCCCCAGGACTTGGCCGTGAAGAGTGCGGCACTTGCCAAACAGACAGCCATCTTCCACTGGGAAAATGTTGGCTATGACATCAAGATCAAAGGTGGTGAAAGACGCATCCTCGACGGCGTTGATGGGTGGGTGAAACCGGGTACTCTGACTGCTTTGATGGGTGTGACCGGGGCAGGCAAGACGACCTTGCTGGATGTGCTGGCCGATCGAGTGACCATGGGTGTCATCACTGGTGATATGCTGGTCGACGGCCACTCGCGCGATGGCTCCTTCCAACGCAAGACCGGCTACGTGCAGCAGCAGGATTTACATCTGGAGACGAGTACCGTTCGCGAGGCTTTGGTCTTCAGCGCCCTTCTTCGGCAACCGCACAGCACACCGTACGAGGAGAAAATCGCCTACGTAGAGGAAGTCATTCGCATGCTGGAAATGGAGGCATACGCCGAGGCTGTCGTGGGTGTTTTGGGCACGGGACTCAACGTCGAGCAACGCAAACGCCTGACGATTGGTGTGGAGCTTGCGGCCAAGCCGgatctcttgctcttctttgacGAGCCCACCTCCGGTCTGGACAGCCAAACGGCATGGTCAATCTGCAGTCTGATGCGCAAGTTGGCAGATCACGGCCAAGCGGTGTTATGTACCATCCATCAGCCGTCAGCCATGTTGATGCAACAATTCGACCGTCTCTTGTTCCTGGCCCGGGGGGGTCGAACCGTGTACTTTGGGGAGCTCGGGACCAACATGAGCACTTTGATCCAATATTTCGAGAACAAGGGATCCATCAAATGTCCCGAGAACGCAAATCCCGCGGAATGGATGCTCGAAGTGATTGGCGCGGCACCTGGCTCGCACGCGGATCGTGACTGGGCCGACGTTTGGAAAGAGAGCCCAGAGCGTGCTCAGGTACGGCAGGATCTCGCCGACATGCGAACGGAGCTCTCAAAGAAGCCTGTCCCCGAGGCGACGGCCGGATATGGCGAGTTTGCAACGCCTCTCTGGTACCAGTTCCTCATTTGTATCCGGCGCATGTTCCAGCAGTATTACCGGAGTCCTGGATATCTGTATTCGAAGACGGCTATGTGTGTCATTCCG CCGTTGTTCATCGGTTTCACTTTCTGGCGCATGCCGAACACTTTGCAGGGTCTCCAGAACCAGATGTTCGCCATCTTCATGCTGCTCGTCATCTTCCCCAACCTAGTTCAACAGATGATGCCGAGCTTTGTCACGCAGCGATCCCTGTACGAAGTACGTGAGCGACCATCCAAGGCGTACTCCTGGAAAGCGTTCATGCTGGCCAGTATCTTCGTGGAGCTACCCTGGAATGTCATCATGTCGGTACCCGTCTACTTCTCGTGGTACTATCCGATTGGCCTCTACCGCAACGCTCCGCCGGGTAAAGTCACAGCTCGCGGCGGCACCATGTTCCTGTTGATTCTGGTCTTCCTCATGTTCACTTCAACCTTTAGTTCGATGATGATCGCGGGAATTGAACACCCCGATACCGGTAGTAACGTGGCACAGATGATGTTCTCTCTGTGTCTTGTCTTTAACGG TGTCCTCGCGAGTCCTAACGTCTTGCCCCGCTTCTGGATCTTCATGTACCGCGTGTCCCCATTCACCTATCTGGTCTCCGCGGTACTCTCGACAGGTCTTTCTGGTGGCAATGCCAAATGCTCCAGCATCGAGCTCTTGCGGGTCGATCCGCCCCAGGGTCAAAGTTGCTCTGACTACTTGGACCAGTACGTCAGGCTGTACCAGGCCGATCTGAGGAACCCTAATGCAACGTCAAGCTGCGAGATCTGTCCGATTCAGTCGAATGACACCTTCCTGGCGCAATTGAGCATCAATTTCTCCGATCACTGGCGAAACATTGGCCTTCTCTTTGTGTACGTGGGTTTCAACATTGTCATGGCCCCCGTACTGTACTGGCTCATGCGCGTGCCCAAGAAGTGGTCCCGACGGCATCGATCGGGGTGA